A window of Costertonia aggregata contains these coding sequences:
- a CDS encoding helix-turn-helix domain-containing protein yields the protein MATFTLTDILLLLGIAQGVFLAVTLPIVHQKNTKANTVMAIQLGMASVLLVSKLGMYKAQEVWVFQCFILGESLIFIFGPLGYLYVKRLLLHNAQSFKLGIVHFVPAILYLFYLLYLCHYSETEFKGLYTSGYFNTVFFIAEAMALCSNLYYWFLCIKLIIDFERNQKHQLSFHQVSLSFIKVIVCLIAIILLLWVFIFAGVYFFGYTITYLNYNMIWVGIPILIYCIGYYALRQPEIFRIRLPEEKAGTAMKNRLQKDEITQLKRKLETLMKIDKVYLHNALTLVHLADKLDTSTNNLSWLLNNVYGTTFYDYVNRFRVDAFTEKIKNEEHKRHTLLSLSMEVGFNSKSTFNKAFKSVWKETPSNYIKRLSEQSV from the coding sequence ATGGCCACCTTTACTCTTACTGATATTCTCTTGCTTTTAGGAATAGCACAAGGTGTTTTTTTGGCTGTTACACTGCCCATAGTACACCAAAAAAACACGAAGGCCAATACCGTTATGGCCATACAATTGGGAATGGCCAGTGTGCTGCTCGTCTCTAAATTGGGTATGTACAAAGCACAAGAAGTATGGGTGTTCCAATGCTTTATTTTGGGAGAATCACTGATTTTTATTTTTGGACCCTTGGGCTACCTATACGTTAAACGGCTATTGCTACATAATGCACAAAGTTTTAAATTGGGGATTGTACACTTTGTACCTGCTATTCTGTATCTTTTTTATCTTTTGTATTTATGCCATTATTCCGAAACCGAGTTTAAGGGTCTGTACACTTCGGGATATTTTAATACAGTGTTTTTCATAGCTGAGGCAATGGCCCTATGCTCAAACTTGTATTATTGGTTTTTATGCATAAAACTGATCATCGATTTTGAGCGCAATCAAAAACATCAATTGTCTTTTCATCAGGTATCCTTGTCTTTCATAAAAGTGATAGTCTGTCTAATCGCTATAATCCTGTTGTTATGGGTATTCATTTTTGCGGGTGTTTATTTTTTTGGATATACCATTACTTATCTAAACTATAATATGATTTGGGTGGGGATCCCCATTCTTATATACTGTATCGGCTATTACGCCTTAAGACAACCGGAAATCTTCAGAATCCGTTTGCCAGAAGAAAAAGCGGGTACGGCAATGAAGAATAGACTTCAGAAAGATGAAATAACACAGTTGAAACGTAAATTGGAAACCTTGATGAAAATTGATAAAGTGTATCTGCACAATGCACTCACGTTAGTACATCTCGCCGATAAACTCGATACATCTACCAATAACCTTTCATGGTTGCTGAACAATGTATACGGTACTACTTTTTATGATTATGTGAACAGGTTTCGGGTAGATGCGTTTACCGAAAAGATTAAAAACGAAGAGCATAAAAGGCATACGCTACTGTCTCTCTCTATGGAAGTTGGTTTTAATTCAAAATCTACTTTCAACAAGGCTTTCAAATCTGTATGGAAAGAAACACCCAGTAATTATATTAAAAGATTGAGCGAACAATCGGTTTGA
- a CDS encoding ComEC/Rec2 family competence protein, giving the protein MSTLKITVIDVGWGDSIFLEFVNDQDDSVYGLIDSNDTVQYQSSFIYLKRFFERKNIKLPEDKPLFEFIMLSHAHADHAQGLKKIMREFGTKNFYYPKSLEWKSFAQLIGYANRSKNVIHHQAIDNTKQMNNFGDIPINILWPNFDTISTSNENNNSIVLVLKHGSNSFLLTGDAEGEVWEQIGHQIPSDTKYFKVPHHGSAHGTLHNGGTPWLDHCPNDAFLPISAHVRPYGHPNQEVITIFEHRNLPYFRTDDHHHLQVISDENNVKMKYSHI; this is encoded by the coding sequence ATGAGCACTTTAAAAATAACAGTGATAGATGTTGGCTGGGGAGATTCTATTTTTTTGGAGTTTGTTAATGATCAAGACGACTCGGTATATGGTTTGATAGATTCCAACGACACTGTACAATATCAATCTTCGTTTATTTATTTAAAACGCTTTTTTGAACGTAAAAACATAAAGCTACCGGAAGACAAACCATTGTTTGAATTTATAATGCTTTCCCATGCCCATGCCGATCATGCGCAGGGTCTCAAAAAAATAATGAGGGAATTCGGCACTAAAAATTTCTACTATCCAAAATCATTGGAATGGAAGTCTTTTGCACAACTTATCGGTTATGCCAACCGATCTAAAAATGTAATACACCATCAAGCCATAGACAATACCAAGCAAATGAATAATTTTGGAGATATACCTATAAATATCCTTTGGCCCAATTTTGATACCATCAGCACAAGTAATGAAAACAATAATTCAATTGTGCTCGTGTTAAAACACGGTTCAAATAGCTTTCTTTTGACGGGGGATGCCGAAGGTGAAGTTTGGGAACAGATAGGCCACCAAATCCCAAGCGATACCAAATATTTTAAAGTGCCGCACCACGGTTCGGCCCATGGGACTTTACATAATGGTGGCACACCATGGTTAGATCATTGTCCCAATGATGCTTTTTTACCCATAAGTGCGCATGTAAGGCCTTATGGGCACCCCAACCAAGAAGTGATAACCATATTTGAACACCGAAATTTACCCTATTTTAGGACCGATGACCATCACCATCTTCAAGTGATATCGGACGAAAATAACGTCAAAATGAAATATTCACATATATAG
- a CDS encoding DUF6428 family protein: MKTKEFLSILEEHSGKNLLFEYKTDCLVGANYHITEVKNVTVDAVDCGAGTDFWKETVIQLWESPTEKDKKEYMTAYKALAILNKVDAIKTMDRNAVVRFEYSNPKFHTAQLFVDDLKLNQNNILIRLSAEPTDCKAKDTCGVPETAVQEAGSCAPESGCC, from the coding sequence ATGAAAACTAAAGAATTTCTTTCTATTCTAGAAGAGCACTCTGGCAAGAACCTTCTTTTTGAATATAAGACCGACTGCCTCGTAGGTGCCAATTATCATATCACAGAAGTTAAAAACGTTACCGTTGATGCTGTTGACTGTGGTGCCGGGACCGATTTTTGGAAAGAAACCGTGATTCAACTATGGGAGAGCCCTACCGAGAAAGATAAAAAAGAATACATGACGGCATATAAGGCATTGGCTATCTTAAATAAAGTGGACGCCATAAAAACCATGGACAGAAATGCCGTGGTGAGATTTGAATATAGCAATCCTAAATTTCACACGGCCCAACTTTTTGTTGATGATCTTAAACTAAACCAAAACAATATTTTGATCAGACTAAGCGCTGAACCCACCGACTGTAAAGCCAAGGATACTTGTGGAGTTCCAGAAACAGCTGTCCAAGAGGCGGGCAGTTGTGCTCCAGAAAGCGGTTGTTGCTAA
- a CDS encoding VOC family protein: MKLGAFSISLNVKDIRVSKEFYEKLGFTVFHGDIEQNWLILKNETSTIGLFQGMFEKNILTFNPGWDNNANTLDTFTDVRDIQDHLKEKGLTLISEVEKNSSGPASLTVVDPDGNPILIDQHV; this comes from the coding sequence ATGAAACTAGGTGCATTTTCAATTAGTCTTAATGTCAAGGATATTAGGGTGTCCAAAGAATTCTACGAAAAATTGGGGTTTACGGTATTTCATGGCGACATAGAACAAAACTGGCTTATCCTTAAAAACGAAACCTCGACCATAGGATTGTTTCAAGGCATGTTCGAAAAAAACATATTGACATTCAACCCTGGTTGGGACAATAATGCCAACACGCTAGATACTTTTACCGATGTGAGGGATATTCAAGACCATCTTAAAGAAAAAGGCTTGACATTGATCAGCGAAGTGGAAAAAAATAGTTCCGGACCGGCTAGTCTAACTGTGGTGGATCCTGACGGAAACCCAATATTGATAGACCAACACGTGTAA
- a CDS encoding DUF1801 domain-containing protein has protein sequence MNYKANSPEDYINQLPSERQNVISKIRETIIKNLPKGFQEQMSYGMLGYVVPHSIYPPGYHCDTKLPLPFINLASQKNFIALYHSGIYADENLLDWFVSEYPKYCKRKLNMGKSCVRFKYMDDVPYALIAELCEKMTVKEWIALYEKNIKKS, from the coding sequence ATGAACTACAAGGCGAATTCCCCAGAAGATTATATCAATCAATTGCCGAGCGAGCGACAAAACGTTATTTCCAAAATAAGGGAAACCATTATTAAGAATTTACCAAAAGGGTTTCAAGAACAAATGAGCTACGGTATGTTGGGTTATGTGGTTCCCCATTCCATTTATCCACCTGGCTATCATTGTGATACAAAACTTCCGTTGCCATTTATCAATTTGGCCTCGCAAAAGAACTTTATTGCATTGTACCATTCGGGGATATACGCAGATGAAAATCTTTTGGATTGGTTCGTTTCTGAATATCCGAAATACTGCAAACGCAAATTGAATATGGGAAAGAGTTGTGTGCGCTTTAAATATATGGACGATGTCCCTTATGCTTTAATTGCGGAATTGTGTGAAAAGATGACCGTAAAAGAATGGATTGCCCTATACGAGAAGAATATCAAAAAAAGTTGA
- a CDS encoding arsenate-mycothiol transferase ArsC, with translation MENEKPQVFPEIETTIQSLNIKDIATDRKKTLQPLVEFLQTKILNKSHIDLNFICTHNSRRSHLSQVWGQTLAFYTGIKNISCYSGGTEATALFPVAAETLKNLGFKIRKLSEEKNPVYSIKYAKNVHPIIGFSKTYDDDFNPKSGFGAIMTCSQADEGCPFVAGAEKRFPITYEDPKAFDNTPYQAKKYEERCLQIATELYYVFTKAMA, from the coding sequence ATGGAAAACGAAAAACCACAAGTGTTCCCAGAGATAGAAACCACGATACAATCGCTAAACATCAAGGATATTGCAACCGATAGAAAAAAAACATTGCAACCGCTTGTTGAATTCTTGCAGACCAAAATTCTAAACAAGTCCCATATTGACCTTAATTTTATCTGTACCCATAATTCCCGTAGGAGCCATTTATCACAAGTATGGGGCCAAACCTTGGCCTTTTATACCGGTATAAAAAATATATCGTGCTATTCCGGAGGTACCGAAGCTACGGCGCTATTTCCAGTCGCAGCGGAAACCTTAAAAAATCTGGGGTTTAAAATCAGAAAGCTTTCGGAAGAAAAGAATCCTGTTTATAGTATTAAGTATGCCAAAAATGTACATCCTATCATAGGTTTTTCCAAAACGTACGATGATGATTTTAATCCCAAATCCGGTTTTGGAGCCATTATGACCTGTTCGCAAGCTGATGAAGGTTGCCCATTTGTTGCAGGTGCGGAAAAAAGATTTCCGATTACGTATGAAGATCCCAAGGCATTTGACAACACACCGTACCAAGCTAAAAAATATGAGGAAAGATGCCTTCAAATAGCAACGGAGCTCTACTATGTTTTTACGAAGGCTATGGCGTAA
- a CDS encoding ArsR/SmtB family transcription factor, which yields MGASKTEIFTIPQNALAQVAKVLAHPARVAILQYISRQENCICNDLVDVIGLSQPTISQHLNEIKKIGLLKGTFEGKNLCYCINAEKWEELQQLFHAFFGKINQNCC from the coding sequence ATGGGAGCCTCAAAAACCGAAATATTTACCATTCCCCAAAATGCTTTGGCACAGGTCGCCAAAGTTCTGGCCCACCCGGCTCGGGTCGCAATTTTACAGTACATAAGCCGTCAGGAAAACTGTATCTGTAATGATTTGGTAGATGTAATCGGGCTTTCACAGCCGACCATATCACAACACTTAAACGAAATCAAGAAAATAGGCCTTCTAAAGGGTACTTTTGAAGGTAAAAATCTATGTTATTGTATCAACGCCGAAAAATGGGAAGAGCTGCAACAACTGTTTCATGCTTTTTTTGGAAAAATAAATCAAAACTGTTGCTAA
- a CDS encoding cupin domain-containing protein — protein MKAINLKDKHAAFTKQWHPHQIATVDDMQVILAKIKGDFVWHAHENEDELFQVLKGTLYMQFRDRTEVVKEGEIIVVPKGIEHCPSTKDGEEVHLLLFEKLGTAHTGEVEHEMTQTEYPKI, from the coding sequence ATGAAGGCCATTAACCTAAAAGATAAACATGCGGCTTTTACAAAACAGTGGCATCCGCACCAAATCGCTACCGTTGATGATATGCAGGTAATTTTGGCAAAGATCAAAGGTGACTTTGTTTGGCATGCACATGAAAACGAAGATGAACTGTTTCAAGTGCTTAAAGGCACGTTATATATGCAGTTCAGGGACCGGACCGAAGTTGTAAAAGAAGGCGAGATCATCGTAGTGCCCAAAGGGATCGAACATTGTCCTAGTACCAAAGACGGCGAAGAAGTACATTTGCTTCTTTTTGAAAAACTAGGCACGGCGCATACCGGGGAGGTTGAGCACGAAATGACCCAAACCGAATACCCTAAAATATAA
- a CDS encoding NHL repeat-containing protein, translating into MKTIKFHSPIKSINFSLLVISLLIMISCDKLPHGGGPILKKAKVETLVNNFEATDGLSVDRSGNIYASNFSAFTGTTVLKTNPFTGQTSVAVDSLVAPLGNTTDRQGNIYVVNNIRFLSREQGTTQADVLKVAPDGSREVLATLPGFPAGIVLDRNNNAYVSNFDFPAIHKVAPNGDVSILVQDERLRGGVGIDFDKHGNLIVGNFATGDIFLINPNLEIKVLATIPTVVEGFVIGYITYFAGSVFATAISEHVIYKVSMSGEVTVFAGNGTQETVDGSLEGASFNGPNGIAADPIRKRIYISENSGEGALRVIKFQ; encoded by the coding sequence ATGAAAACAATCAAATTTCACAGTCCGATTAAAAGTATAAACTTCAGTTTATTGGTCATTTCACTGCTCATCATGATTTCATGCGACAAACTTCCCCATGGCGGTGGCCCTATCCTAAAAAAAGCCAAGGTAGAAACATTAGTGAATAATTTTGAGGCCACTGATGGTCTTTCAGTTGATCGTAGTGGGAACATTTATGCGAGCAATTTTTCCGCTTTTACGGGCACCACAGTTTTGAAAACCAACCCTTTTACGGGGCAGACTTCGGTAGCTGTTGATAGTCTGGTAGCGCCTCTTGGGAATACAACGGATCGTCAAGGTAATATTTATGTAGTCAACAATATTCGGTTTTTGTCACGGGAACAGGGTACAACACAAGCGGACGTACTTAAAGTTGCCCCCGATGGTAGCCGTGAGGTCTTGGCTACGCTTCCAGGTTTTCCTGCAGGTATAGTTTTGGACCGGAATAACAATGCCTATGTATCCAATTTTGATTTTCCCGCCATACATAAAGTAGCACCTAACGGCGATGTTAGTATTTTAGTACAGGATGAAAGGTTAAGAGGTGGTGTTGGTATCGATTTTGACAAACATGGCAATCTCATCGTGGGTAATTTTGCGACAGGGGATATTTTTCTGATAAACCCGAACTTGGAAATTAAGGTACTGGCCACAATCCCTACCGTAGTTGAAGGTTTTGTAATAGGCTATATCACCTATTTTGCAGGTTCCGTTTTTGCCACAGCGATTAGCGAACATGTTATTTACAAGGTTTCCATGTCTGGGGAGGTAACGGTGTTTGCCGGGAACGGTACTCAGGAAACTGTGGATGGCTCCTTGGAAGGCGCATCGTTCAACGGACCCAATGGTATTGCCGCCGACCCTATTCGTAAAAGGATATACATTTCAGAAAATTCTGGTGAGGGTGCTTTACGGGTGATTAAATTTCAATGA
- the mgtE gene encoding magnesium transporter, with protein sequence MTPFKLSDELLAEIEQLIENQKDTQLSSLLEEVHYADVAEIINELNEDEATYIIKLLESDKTSDILTELDEDIREAILGNLSTKEIAGELEELDTDDAADIVAELPKEIVQEVISEIEDKEHAKDIVDLLRYDENSAGGLMAKELVKVRENWNVLTCVKEMRAQAENVTRVHSIYVVDEDDKLMGRLSLKDLLTTSTKTHIKEVYIPKVDAVNVNEKPEEVAKIMSKYDLEAIPVVDEIGRLVGRITIDDIVDVIREEADKDYQMAAGISQDVEADDSIWDLTRARLPWLILGLIGGLGAAAIMGGFEEMIAQHAILFFFTPLIAAMAGNVGVQSSAIIVQGLANDDLKGSISNRLIKEMLLAALNGIILAVILLMFTWWYKDDFYVALAIALSLIVVIVVAGIIGTFIPLFLHKRGIDPAIATGPFITTSNDIFGILIYFWIAKLVLGI encoded by the coding sequence ATGACACCATTCAAACTTAGCGACGAACTATTAGCTGAGATAGAACAGCTTATCGAAAACCAAAAGGATACCCAATTGTCCTCCCTTTTGGAAGAGGTGCACTATGCGGATGTAGCAGAAATCATCAATGAACTCAATGAGGATGAAGCCACCTATATCATCAAGCTCTTGGAAAGCGACAAGACCTCGGATATTCTTACCGAATTGGACGAAGATATACGAGAGGCTATCTTGGGCAACCTTTCGACCAAAGAGATTGCCGGGGAGCTCGAAGAATTGGATACCGATGATGCCGCCGATATTGTAGCGGAACTCCCTAAAGAAATCGTTCAAGAAGTAATCTCAGAAATAGAGGACAAAGAACACGCCAAGGATATTGTAGACCTGCTACGTTACGATGAGAATTCTGCCGGGGGACTCATGGCCAAAGAGCTGGTGAAAGTACGTGAGAACTGGAACGTACTTACCTGTGTGAAAGAAATGCGGGCACAGGCCGAAAACGTAACACGGGTACACTCCATTTATGTTGTGGATGAAGACGATAAGTTAATGGGGCGACTTTCTCTAAAAGATTTATTAACGACCTCTACCAAAACACATATCAAAGAGGTTTACATACCCAAGGTAGATGCCGTAAACGTGAACGAAAAACCGGAGGAAGTTGCCAAAATAATGTCCAAATACGATTTGGAGGCCATTCCGGTAGTAGACGAAATCGGACGGCTGGTCGGCAGGATTACCATTGATGATATCGTTGACGTTATTCGAGAGGAAGCCGACAAGGATTATCAAATGGCGGCCGGTATTTCCCAAGATGTAGAGGCAGATGACAGCATTTGGGACTTGACCCGTGCCCGATTGCCTTGGCTTATTTTAGGTTTGATCGGTGGGCTCGGAGCAGCTGCGATCATGGGCGGCTTTGAGGAAATGATCGCACAACACGCCATTCTTTTCTTTTTTACCCCACTTATTGCCGCCATGGCAGGGAACGTTGGCGTACAGTCCAGCGCCATCATCGTACAGGGTTTGGCCAATGACGATCTAAAGGGCAGTATCAGTAACCGTCTCATCAAAGAAATGCTGCTGGCCGCCTTAAACGGTATTATTTTGGCAGTGATACTGCTCATGTTCACGTGGTGGTACAAAGATGATTTTTATGTTGCATTGGCCATTGCACTCTCCTTGATCGTAGTTATTGTAGTAGCAGGTATCATAGGTACCTTTATACCCTTGTTTCTTCACAAACGTGGTATAGATCCGGCCATTGCCACGGGCCCTTTTATTACAACTAGCAACGATATTTTCGGGATTCTTATCTATTTCTGGATCGCCAAATTGGTTTTGGGGATATAA
- a CDS encoding 2-hydroxyacid dehydrogenase translates to MKILHVDTNHPLIIAQFNALGFHNDEDYTSQKHEIENKIHAYDGLIIRSRFTIDANFIDKATNLKFIGRLGAGLENIDVKYAKSKGVFLAAAPEGNRNAVGEHALGMLLSLFNKLNKADYEVKNGTWDREGNRGVELEGKVVGIIGYGNMGKAFAKKLKGFDVEEVICYDIKGGVEDDNARQVGIMELHQKTDVLSLHVPQTETTMHMINTAFLEKFHKPIWLLNTARGKCVVTKDLVSALQSGKILGAGLDVLEYEKSSFEDMFSKDKLPQAFTYLIQAENVILSPHVAGWTVESKEKLAQTIVDKIKERFCK, encoded by the coding sequence ATGAAAATATTGCATGTAGATACCAATCATCCGCTTATTATAGCACAATTTAACGCTTTGGGGTTTCATAATGATGAGGATTATACTTCCCAAAAACACGAAATCGAAAATAAAATTCATGCCTATGATGGGCTTATCATCCGCAGTAGGTTTACCATAGATGCAAACTTTATCGATAAAGCAACGAACCTGAAATTTATTGGCCGTTTGGGTGCAGGATTGGAAAACATAGATGTAAAATATGCCAAATCCAAAGGTGTTTTTTTAGCGGCGGCCCCAGAAGGAAATAGAAATGCCGTAGGGGAACATGCCCTTGGTATGCTTTTGTCCCTTTTTAATAAGTTGAACAAAGCCGATTATGAGGTTAAAAACGGCACATGGGACCGTGAAGGAAACCGTGGCGTGGAGTTGGAAGGTAAGGTCGTCGGGATTATCGGTTATGGTAACATGGGCAAGGCCTTTGCCAAAAAATTAAAGGGTTTTGATGTAGAAGAGGTCATTTGTTACGATATCAAAGGTGGTGTGGAAGACGACAATGCACGCCAGGTGGGTATCATGGAATTACACCAAAAAACCGATGTACTCAGCCTTCACGTACCCCAGACCGAAACCACGATGCATATGATAAATACAGCGTTTTTAGAAAAATTCCATAAACCAATTTGGCTGTTAAATACGGCCCGTGGTAAATGTGTCGTTACCAAGGACTTGGTCTCTGCATTACAATCCGGAAAAATTTTAGGTGCCGGATTGGATGTTCTGGAATACGAAAAATCATCTTTTGAAGATATGTTCTCAAAGGATAAATTGCCCCAAGCTTTTACCTATTTGATTCAAGCCGAAAATGTGATCTTATCACCACATGTAGCAGGTTGGACGGTGGAAAGCAAAGAAAAATTGGCCCAGACCATTGTAGATAAAATCAAAGAAAGGTTTTGTAAATAA
- a CDS encoding TM2 domain-containing protein yields the protein MSEENKENLGDKAEDAAKDFGQEAKKTANEFSDGLNNAVGGGDNKKILAGILGIVLGSLGVHKFILGYQKEGIIMAAITLVGYATTCIVIGAFFCWIPGLIGLIEGIIYLTKSDEEFYNTYQVGKKPWF from the coding sequence ATGTCAGAAGAGAATAAGGAAAACTTAGGTGATAAGGCAGAAGATGCCGCAAAAGATTTTGGACAAGAAGCGAAAAAAACCGCAAACGAATTCAGTGACGGTTTAAACAATGCCGTTGGTGGGGGCGACAATAAAAAAATATTGGCAGGCATTTTAGGTATAGTCCTAGGTTCCCTTGGGGTTCACAAATTTATCTTGGGATATCAAAAAGAAGGAATTATCATGGCAGCGATAACCCTTGTAGGTTATGCCACTACCTGTATCGTTATAGGTGCTTTCTTTTGTTGGATACCGGGCTTGATTGGTTTGATAGAAGGTATCATTTATCTGACCAAGTCAGATGAAGAATTCTACAACACCTATCAAGTAGGTAAAAAACCTTGGTTCTAA
- a CDS encoding GNAT family N-acetyltransferase, whose protein sequence is MTIRSMTKGDWSKIAEIYKEGILTGFATFETTVPTFADWDSAHMNSCRLVATDENQKVVGWAALSPVSSRCVYGGVAEVSVYVAKNSRGKSIGKLLMQQLISESEKEGLWTLQSGIFPENEGSILLHKKMGFRYIGKRERVGKLHGEWKDNLLFERRSKIIGV, encoded by the coding sequence ATGACCATCAGGAGCATGACCAAAGGAGACTGGTCCAAAATAGCTGAGATTTATAAAGAGGGGATACTTACCGGCTTTGCCACTTTTGAGACTACTGTTCCCACCTTTGCAGATTGGGATTCGGCCCATATGAATTCCTGTAGACTTGTGGCGACCGATGAAAATCAAAAAGTCGTAGGTTGGGCCGCTTTATCGCCTGTTTCAAGTAGGTGCGTATACGGTGGCGTTGCAGAAGTGAGTGTATATGTCGCAAAAAACAGTCGGGGAAAAAGTATAGGTAAACTATTGATGCAGCAGCTTATATCGGAAAGCGAAAAAGAAGGACTTTGGACGCTACAATCCGGAATTTTTCCCGAAAATGAAGGAAGTATCCTGCTACACAAAAAAATGGGGTTCCGTTATATAGGGAAACGGGAACGTGTAGGTAAATTACACGGGGAATGGAAAGATAATCTCCTTTTTGAAAGAAGAAGCAAAATCATAGGTGTGTAA